A region of Ignavibacteriota bacterium DNA encodes the following proteins:
- a CDS encoding sodium ion-translocating decarboxylase subunit beta: MEGLMHFLEFSGFANVTWGHLIMISVGIIFIYLAIKKDYEPLLLVPIGFGILIGNIPFMEGVGLQLGIYESGSVMNYLYFGVLQGIYPPLIFLGIGAMTDFSTLLSNPKLMLLGAAAQVGIFITFLAALTMGFSLEQSAAIGIIGGADGPTAIFLASRLAPELIGAIAIAAYSYMALVPVIQPPIIQLLTSKDERLIRMKPPRAVSKLEKMFFPVVGLLLTTFISPGALPLLGMLFFGNLLKESGVTKRLADTASKQMIDIVTILLGVTVGASTQATTFLTPQSILIFVLGALSFMVATASGVLFAKLMNLFLKGDNKLNPMIGAAGVSAVPDSARVVQALGLAENKNNHLLMHAMAPNVSGVIGSAVAAGILLSYLLKISWAA; this comes from the coding sequence ATGGAAGGTTTGATGCATTTTCTTGAGTTCTCGGGCTTTGCAAACGTAACCTGGGGACATTTGATAATGATTTCTGTTGGTATAATCTTTATTTATTTAGCTATAAAAAAAGACTACGAACCACTATTGCTTGTTCCTATCGGATTTGGTATTTTAATTGGTAATATACCTTTTATGGAAGGTGTTGGTTTGCAGCTTGGAATTTATGAGTCCGGCAGTGTTATGAATTACCTGTATTTTGGTGTACTTCAGGGTATTTATCCACCCTTAATTTTCCTCGGTATCGGTGCTATGACGGACTTTTCAACCCTATTGTCAAATCCAAAGCTGATGCTTTTGGGTGCTGCTGCTCAGGTTGGTATATTTATAACATTTTTAGCTGCACTTACAATGGGTTTTTCTCTCGAACAATCAGCCGCTATCGGTATCATCGGTGGAGCTGATGGTCCTACTGCGATATTTCTTGCTTCGAGGCTCGCTCCCGAACTTATCGGTGCGATTGCAATTGCTGCTTATTCATATATGGCTCTTGTGCCAGTTATTCAACCGCCGATTATTCAACTTCTGACTTCAAAAGATGAGCGTTTAATCAGAATGAAACCGCCGCGTGCAGTTTCCAAGTTGGAAAAAATGTTCTTCCCCGTTGTTGGGTTATTGCTGACGACATTCATATCGCCGGGTGCATTGCCACTTCTCGGAATGCTCTTCTTTGGTAATTTACTCAAAGAATCCGGTGTTACAAAACGACTTGCAGATACTGCCAGTAAACAAATGATTGATATTGTAACAATATTGCTTGGTGTTACTGTTGGTGCTTCAACTCAGGCTACAACATTCTTAACGCCACAGTCAATACTCATTTTCGTTTTAGGTGCGTTATCATTCATGGTTGCTACCGCAAGCGGAGTATTGTTTGCTAAGTTAATGAATTTATTCCTTAAGGGAGATAATAAACTTAATCCTATGATTGGTGCAGCGGGTGTATCAGCAGTTCCGGATAGTGCAAGAGTTGTTCAGGCATTAGGTCTTGCAGAAAATAAAAATAATCACTTATTGATGCATGCAATGGCCCCAAACGTATCAGGTGTTATTGGCTCTGCAGTTGCAGCCGGTATTTTGCTTAGTTATCTGTTAAAAATATCTTGGGCTGCTTGA
- a CDS encoding acetyl-CoA carboxylase biotin carboxyl carrier protein subunit yields MKRFKFAIRGNDYDVEVRDIEDNVAEVEVNGTVYQVDIKLDKPIIKTPKLVRSITTPNNNPGQKTNVPTASTTMSIKSPLPGTILEIKRRVGDTVKVGDTILIMEAMKMENDIKADIDGVISAIKVNVNDSVLEGDVLVEIGGN; encoded by the coding sequence ATGAAAAGATTTAAATTTGCTATTCGCGGGAACGACTATGATGTCGAAGTTAGAGACATAGAGGATAATGTTGCGGAAGTTGAAGTAAATGGTACAGTTTATCAAGTTGACATAAAATTAGATAAGCCTATTATAAAAACTCCAAAACTTGTTCGTTCAATCACTACTCCCAACAATAATCCCGGACAAAAAACAAACGTACCGACAGCTTCAACGACTATGTCAATAAAGTCACCCTTACCAGGTACAATTCTTGAAATTAAGAGAAGGGTTGGGGATACAGTTAAAGTCGGAGATACTATTCTGATCATGGAAGCGATGAAAATGGAAAATGACATAAAAGCTGACATAGATGGAGTTATTTCTGCTATTAAGGTTAATGTGAACGATTCAGTACTCGAAGGAGATGTTCTGGTTGAGATAGGGGGCAATTAA
- a CDS encoding OadG family protein, producing MTYEILNGMTKLIAGLSDAGVKSLNSITFDLQNQYMDDATVMSVVGIVIVFAVLTITAFAVAGTAKVIKKIQLRNVRPSEKVAVSSANQEDVSGEINAAISMALHLYFAQVHDQESAILTIDRVPRPYAPWSSKIYNIRKHV from the coding sequence ATGACATACGAAATTTTAAATGGTATGACAAAACTAATCGCGGGATTATCGGATGCGGGTGTTAAAAGTCTGAATAGTATCACTTTCGATTTGCAAAATCAGTACATGGACGATGCTACAGTAATGTCGGTTGTAGGGATTGTGATTGTTTTTGCTGTATTGACGATTACAGCATTTGCAGTTGCAGGCACAGCTAAAGTAATAAAAAAAATACAACTTAGAAATGTACGCCCTTCTGAAAAAGTGGCAGTATCTTCTGCAAATCAGGAAGATGTTTCAGGTGAAATCAATGCTGCTATCAGCATGGCGCTTCACTTGTATTTCGCACAGGTACACGACCAGGAAAGTGCTATTCTGACAATAGATAGAGTTCCTCGACCTTATGCTCCATGGAGTTCGAAAATTTACAATATCAGAAAACATGTATAA